Genomic DNA from Deinococcus humi:
TGAATATGCGAGGTCGCCTGATCATTTCCCGATTTGCCGTCCTGACCGGTCTGTCCCCAAAGACACTGAGGTACTACGACGAGATCGGCCTGCTGTGTCCCGCAGCCGTCGACGACGTCAACAGCTACCGCTATTACAGCGTCGCGCAGATTGAGCTGGCCGTCCGCATCCGCCGTTGGCGCGAGCTGGGACTGCCGCTGCACGAGATCCGGGACATGATCGACCACCCCGCCCATGCGCAGGAGGTGCTTGTCCGGCACGAGAAACGGCTGAGCGCTGAGATTGAAGATCGTCAGCACTCTCTGCTGACCCTGCGCACCTACCTCCTGGAGGAGCCTATGAACTACCGCACCGAACAGCTTCAGGCCCGACAGACCCTGAGCATCCGCACGCGTCTTCAGCCTCCACATTACGAGGTGATCCCCGAAGCCTTGCGCGAGTTGATGATGTACGCAAAGGCCCAGGGATATCAGATTGAGAGACCGAGCTTCTTCATGCACGACAACGACGACACCGGCGAGGGGAGTTTGGTAGAGGTCTGTCTGCCTGTTGAGGGGGCCGTCAAAGGCGACGGACGCATTGAAGTGAGGACGTTCAAGGGGGGCAACGCCTTCATCGGGCGGTTCGTTGGTCCCTACGATAAAACAGGGGCGGCATACTCGGCGGTGGTCGAGGAAGCCCTGCGACGTGAACTCAGAATCACGGGGGTGACGGCCGAATTCTACGTCAAGAGCGTCCCTGACACCCCAAACCCTGAGGCGTACGAGACAGACATTGTCTTCTTTCTGGAAGAACTGAGGGGAGAGCGGTAACGGCGTGAAGGTGTCCCAGGCAAGGGTTAGCGGGTCAGGAGCGCTACATTCCTGGCGATGGATGGCAGCAGTACCACCTCAACACTTTGTCGCTAGAACCAACGAAGTGTTGAGGTGGGCCCAGTCAAGACCGCTCCTGATGGATGGCTTTCCTGATGAAAGTCTTGAAGTCGGGCATCAGGAGATGCCGCCTCACAGGGACATTGCGCCACAGTCTTTCGGGGTTCAGTTCCCTGCGGAGCCATGGAGTGTGGCGGTGGAGTCACCCATTGGATGCGTCGCTGCGGATCAAAGCATGCATGGAGCCGCAACCCAATTTCAGGCTTTCAGAGATTCAGGACTTGCCCTGATCTGGTGCCTTGTACTGCACGGTACACACCGTCTTGATGCCGCCGCGCATCCCGTAATCGCAGCGGATCTCCATACTGAGGGGGTCAAGGAGTTTCACCAGATCGGCCAGAACACGGCGGGTGGCGTGCTCGTGGTAGATCCCTACGAAACGGTAACTGGTCAGGTAGTACTTGAGGCTTTTAAGTTCCACGCAAACATCACGTGGCTGATAGCGAATCTCCAGCGTACCGAAATCCGGCAGGCCGCTCCACGGACACACCGGACTGAACTCGTCGGTAGTGATCTCGATCTGCATGGGTTCGCCGGGATAATGGACCGGATCGTCGAGGCGCACATGCTCGAACGTGCCTAGCACGTCCGTGTCGATGGCGTCCAGGCCCTGCACGTCATAGCGGCGGTCAAAACCTGGTTGCTGGGGCGCGCTCACGGCGGCCCGTTCTTCTGTCTTCGTCATGGTTTCTCCTGAAGCGGACGCCACCAGTGGCGTCCGGGATGACAGCACAGGTCATCCATGGTGGAGTGGGTTGCCCTCACCCCGGTGTCGGGGAAGGGTCACCTCACCCGGATAGTATCGGGGGCCATCGAGGGCAGCACAAGGATCTCGGTGTCGATTGATCGGATAAGGATGTTCAGGCGGGAACAGGGTCTGGCGCGACTTGTGTGCGGACCCAGCGCACCAGCGGAATCAACAACAGGCTGATCAGCATCTTGATTGCGATCTGCCCCAGCATCAGGTTCAGCAGGGGCGCGCCTGTTCCCGCAAAGGCAATCGTGATGAACACGACCGTATCCAGGGTGGTGCTCACGGCGTTCGAGGCGATCACCTGTGTGGCGACGCCACGCGCTTTCAGGCGTTCGAAAATAAGAGCGTCGAGGGCAGTGCTGATCAGATAGGCCACAAGACTGGCCGCCACAACCCTGAGCGTGGAGCCGAACACCACCTGATACGCACTGTCCTGAAAGAAGTCCGGTTTGGGCAGGGCGTTGACCAGCACGCCGTACCCGGCCAGCAGGGCATTCGCGAACAGGCCGCCCCACAGGGCCGCCTTGGCGACCGTCCAGCCGCCCGCCGCGTGAATGGCGTCACGGAGCGTGAAGGTCAGGGAATACAGGAAAATCGCGCCGGGGAAGATCAACGCGCCGATCTGGACCAGACGGCCTGCGGTGACGTTACTGACAAGTTCGGCACCGATGTAGACGGCGACGAGAATCACCAGGAGGGTATTGCGTGAGGTCATATGATCCTTGAGCGGGGCAGACGGCAAGGCGCGTCTCAGCCCGGAGGGGTCTGGCCCCCGTCAAACGCCATCTCGGACGTTTGGCCCAGTGGCAGGGCATCCAGAGCCATGGATGATCCTGCGCTGTGGCGGGGAACCTGGCTGGAGAGGGACTGGGTGGTGAACTTTACTTCAACGTGTCACGAGGCGACTGGGGCGCGCTGCTGGAACGTAGCGGCCTCGCCAATCGCGGCCCCTGGATGTCGGCGGGGCGAGGATCGCCTCCAGCCGGACAGGGGGGATGTCCGATTCCTGCCGTAGTACTGGTTCATAGGTCTCCTTGACGCATGTGCGGCCTTACATGCGAAAGATGGGGCGCGTTCTGCGCCCACGGGAGTTTTGCATACCTGTCGCGCCCATAGGCAGGGCCTTTTGGCCGCGGTCTCCAGAACCATGGAGCGGGTGGCTCCCAGGCTGCGCTATCGACAGGACGGGGTGGGGATGATCAAGAACCCATCTGCAAGAATGCGAATGCAATCCCCCGAAATCTGTGGGGGCGACATTCGCAGATTTCTTCGACTGGGAGCGCTGTGCCCTGCCCACTCGCCACTGGTTTTCCCGCGTTCACACTTGCACGATCCGCTCTCTTGCTCTGTTGTCCGCCTGGCCGCACACGAACGACAGGAGGAACGAATGAATGAATCTCCTTTCAATCCGCTTGCCGATGACGTGTTCGCGCTGGCCGTCTGGGATGAGGGCTGGGGTTCGTACAACAACTGCTACCTGCTGGTCCGTGGTGACCGGGTGCTCCTGATCGACACCGGCAAAGCGGAACACTTTCCGCACCTGCAGGCCGCGCTGGCCACCCTCGGGAAAACCGCTGCCGACGTGACGGCCCTGATCGCAACCCACGGCCACCCGGACCACATCGGCAGTGCCCACAGGTTCACCAACGCCCGCAAGTACATTCACCCAAACGACGTGCCGATGCTGACCGCTGAAGCCCGCGAGTTGTTCACGGACAGCTTGCCCGATCACGGTGACGTCCAGGGACTGACCTGCTGGCTGTGGGGGGATCACACACCCGGATCGTGCGTTCTATACGACGGCGTCTCCCACGTCACCTTTGCGGGCGATCCCATCTGTTTCTTCGGCCAGGCTCTACCGCAAGGCGAGCTCGTGGAGAGGGCGCCAGCTCTCCGGGAAACCCTGACGGCGCTGATCGCTCAGGGGGAGCTGTGGCGCGACCCCCGCGTTCAGCCCGAGCGCTTTCAGCGCGGCGTGGCGTATCTCAGTGGCCTCGACACGTCACACTTCGCGACGGGGCATGGGGTTGTCCTCCACGGCGACTTGAAAGGGTTCTTCTCCAATCTGATCGAGGCCAGCAACACCCACACCCAGGGGGAGTCCTGAGCGGTTCCGCAACGGTTAATGGTGCCGCACTCAGCCGCACGCCCGAGGGAGCCGCTCTCCGGCCCTCTGAGATCCCGAGGGCCGGACGATGCGTCTTTGTTCCACCCTCACTGGACCTTGCCCAAATTCACGGGCAGATCAAACGCCTTGCCGGTGGCGTCCGTGAACCTCAACAGACCCTGCGCGGTTGTGGTCTCACCCAGCGACGAGAGATCAAAGGTGGCGCTCAGCGCGTCCGTCCAGCGGAACACCACCTGCCCGCCCCCGTCTTTGTAGTTGTTCAGCGATGCTCCGGAGCGCGTGATCCCGGTGGGTGTCAGCGTCCGGCCCCCCAGGATCAGGTGCATCGGGCCAAGGTCCTTCAGAAAGTCCTGATCTTTTGCTCCGCCGTCCTGGCTGTGGGCGTACACGATCACTGCCAGATGCCCCGCCGCCAGGCCCGCCTGCTGCCGCACTGCCTCGGCTGTCAGTGGCTTGCCCTGAATCGTCAGAAAGTAGCTGCCCCAGCGCGTGCGCTCAAGCGGGGTGGCGAGTTGTACGGCCTCCACAGAGCCCTCGTCCGGCGTCAGGGTGTAGGCATCGGCCACGCTGTACAGCAGATAGTCCTTGACCGGATAACCGTTGTGCTTCCGAGCCAGCGCCTGCCCCTCGCTGATGGCCTGCTGCCGCTGCACCTCTGATGGCGTGGCCGTGAAGGCCAGGGCCGGGCCGCACAGCATGAGGAGAACCGCAAGGCTCCTCACTGCCCCCCCTGTGGCAATGCGTAGACCGTCACGTTTTCCCGGCCCTCGGTGTTCCAGATGGTGCGCGAGGTGTTGCCGCTGGCGACGGCCACGTACTGCCGCCCGCCCAGACGGTAGGTGATGACGCCGCCGGCCACCGCACCGCCGGTATCGTCCTTGTACAGTTCCTTGCCGTCTGCAGCGTTCAGCACCAGGAAGTTGCCATTCTGATCGCCCGTGAAGACCACCCCGCCCGCCGTGGGCGTGATGGCGGCCACCAGCGGAGAGCCCGCCTCACGCTTCCACTTGATGTCGCCTGTCGCGGCGTCGATGGCGTGGGTCCAGCCGTTCGCCCTGGCCTTGTCGTCAAACTCGCCGAAGCCGTTGACGGTGCCGGTGAACACGTTGCCCGCGTTGTAGCGCACCGGCCCGATTTTGAGGGTGGCGCACCAGTCCACCGAGTTCACGAACAGGGTGCCAGTCTTGGGATCAAACGCCGGGCTGTTCCACTCCACTCCGCCCAGCGTACCGGGACAGAAGCGGGTGCCCTCGGTGGTCAGCGGGGCGTCGGTGTTGGCAATGGTCGTGACGGGGACCTTGTTCAGGCGGTCGTGGGTGACCCGGTCGTACAGGTACAGGTGGCCGCCCTTGTTGGCGACGGCCATGAATTTCCGGCCACCAGTGTCGTAGACCACTGGCGGCGCAGCGGTGTCGTAATCGTGAAAATCGTTCTCGATCTGCTGGGCGTACCACGCCAGTTTGCCAGTCCGGGCACTCAGGACCACCACACTGTCGGTGTACAGGTTCTTGCCGGGGCGGTAATCGCCCGCAAAATCCGGCGCGGGGTTGCCCACCGGCACGTACAGCAGCCCCGAGGACGGATCGAGGGTGTAACTGGTCCACATGCTGCCGCCCCCGTGCGCGGCGGTGCTGGCCTTGTCCCAGGTCTCCGCCCCGGCCTGATCCCCGGTGGGAATTACGTCGAAGGTCCAGACCAGCTGGCCGCTGTCGGCCTTGAAGGCGTAGACGTGTCCGTTGGCGCCCCAGTCGGCCCCGGCCTCGCCAGTAAACACCAGGCCGTTCCAGGCAATCGGGGCGCTGCTCAAAAAATAGCCCTGGGTGCTGTCGGCCACCCACACGTCCCACAGCACGTTGCCGTTGTTCTTGTCCAGGGCCAGCAGGTGACCGTCCGTGGTCCCCCGGAACAGCTTGCCGTCATACGCGGCCACCCCCCGGTTCACCGGCTGCGGCTCGGCGGTCCTGGGCGTGTACGTGGAACTCCATTCCTTGTTGCAGTTGGCGGCGTTGACCGCATAGGTGCTGTGGGCGTTGGTGAAATACAGGAAGCCGTTCAGTTCCAGGATGCCCGGCTGAAATGAGCCCTGTTGTCCGGTGCTGAACGAGCAGATTTTCTGAAGCCTGGCGGCGTTGCCTGTATTGATCTGACTCAGTCCAGAGTAGCGCTGGCCCCGGTAGTCCTTGTTGTACATCAGCCAGTCGTCGCTGCTGGCCGCCTCCAGCAGCGTGGCCTGTGTCGGCACCCTGCTGATGACCCGCCCGTTGCCCTGAGGCGGCGCGGGCAATTGCGAGGGCACTTTCACCTGCTGGCCGCTGCCCTTGGGAATGTTGGTCTTTAGGCCATTG
This window encodes:
- a CDS encoding PQQ-binding-like beta-propeller repeat protein, which codes for MKFPPVTATLVLGGLTALTLALAAAESSNSASDSSQTKLPFSESQAKSGGKVYASNCQGCHGQNLGGGSGPALKGGGFLGKWGGQPISRLHSYISQNMPLGQAGKLSKQQYLDVTAYILSQNGFGAGEKALDSNGLKTNIPKGSGQQVKVPSQLPAPPQGNGRVISRVPTQATLLEAASSDDWLMYNKDYRGQRYSGLSQINTGNAARLQKICSFSTGQQGSFQPGILELNGFLYFTNAHSTYAVNAANCNKEWSSTYTPRTAEPQPVNRGVAAYDGKLFRGTTDGHLLALDKNNGNVLWDVWVADSTQGYFLSSAPIAWNGLVFTGEAGADWGANGHVYAFKADSGQLVWTFDVIPTGDQAGAETWDKASTAAHGGGSMWTSYTLDPSSGLLYVPVGNPAPDFAGDYRPGKNLYTDSVVVLSARTGKLAWYAQQIENDFHDYDTAAPPVVYDTGGRKFMAVANKGGHLYLYDRVTHDRLNKVPVTTIANTDAPLTTEGTRFCPGTLGGVEWNSPAFDPKTGTLFVNSVDWCATLKIGPVRYNAGNVFTGTVNGFGEFDDKARANGWTHAIDAATGDIKWKREAGSPLVAAITPTAGGVVFTGDQNGNFLVLNAADGKELYKDDTGGAVAGGVITYRLGGRQYVAVASGNTSRTIWNTEGRENVTVYALPQGGQ
- a CDS encoding MerR family transcriptional regulator, translated to MRGRLIISRFAVLTGLSPKTLRYYDEIGLLCPAAVDDVNSYRYYSVAQIELAVRIRRWRELGLPLHEIRDMIDHPAHAQEVLVRHEKRLSAEIEDRQHSLLTLRTYLLEEPMNYRTEQLQARQTLSIRTRLQPPHYEVIPEALRELMMYAKAQGYQIERPSFFMHDNDDTGEGSLVEVCLPVEGAVKGDGRIEVRTFKGGNAFIGRFVGPYDKTGAAYSAVVEEALRRELRITGVTAEFYVKSVPDTPNPEAYETDIVFFLEELRGER
- a CDS encoding queuosine precursor transporter — its product is MTSRNTLLVILVAVYIGAELVSNVTAGRLVQIGALIFPGAIFLYSLTFTLRDAIHAAGGWTVAKAALWGGLFANALLAGYGVLVNALPKPDFFQDSAYQVVFGSTLRVVAASLVAYLISTALDALIFERLKARGVATQVIASNAVSTTLDTVVFITIAFAGTGAPLLNLMLGQIAIKMLISLLLIPLVRWVRTQVAPDPVPA
- a CDS encoding MBL fold metallo-hydrolase, encoding MNESPFNPLADDVFALAVWDEGWGSYNNCYLLVRGDRVLLIDTGKAEHFPHLQAALATLGKTAADVTALIATHGHPDHIGSAHRFTNARKYIHPNDVPMLTAEARELFTDSLPDHGDVQGLTCWLWGDHTPGSCVLYDGVSHVTFAGDPICFFGQALPQGELVERAPALRETLTALIAQGELWRDPRVQPERFQRGVAYLSGLDTSHFATGHGVVLHGDLKGFFSNLIEASNTHTQGES
- the queF gene encoding preQ(1) synthase codes for the protein MTKTEERAAVSAPQQPGFDRRYDVQGLDAIDTDVLGTFEHVRLDDPVHYPGEPMQIEITTDEFSPVCPWSGLPDFGTLEIRYQPRDVCVELKSLKYYLTSYRFVGIYHEHATRRVLADLVKLLDPLSMEIRCDYGMRGGIKTVCTVQYKAPDQGKS